A single window of Poecilia reticulata strain Guanapo linkage group LG10, Guppy_female_1.0+MT, whole genome shotgun sequence DNA harbors:
- the LOC103471760 gene encoding uncharacterized protein LOC103471760, giving the protein MILLWVTLLLHQGYGLVPVITAHLGEATTLTCPLPDSKDRRNKLFWYRQTAGDTLEVIVKLVTLANPEYGKGYSDSRVKAVLTDKVSNLTILKAAQEDEGMYHCGFTDWNQNVWQGTYLLIKGNTVGTSNYRVVQKKMVSDSNGPGGYVTLQCSILSDFENKTCSEDPNVFWFRSDKSHPDIIYTDGNGTNRCQRKIDNRTKWVYNFSKKISSSDDGTYYCAVATCGEILFGNGSKLEEREADPEFPVLVIAVTCLIISMIINAVFVFYRAPRAACKQFKEVESTSSEERWRNLSQQGNQINEDGQDLNYAALHFGAGKATSGKKRKEDSVYSQVKL; this is encoded by the exons ATGATTCTGTTATGGGTCACGCTTCTCCTTCATCAAGGAT ATGGTTTGGTTCCAGTGATCACAGCTCATCTTGGTGAAGCAACAACACTTACATGCCCTTTGCCTGATAGTAAAGACAGACGTAACAAACTTTTTTGGTACAGACAAACTGCAGGAGATACTCTGGAAGTAATTGTGAAGCTTGTGACTCTTGCAAACCCAGAATATGGAAAAGGTTATTCTGACTCGAGAGTAAAAGCTGTACTTACTGACAAAGTGAGCAACCTGAccattttaaaagcagctcAAGAAGATGAAGGAATGTATCACTGTGGCTTTACTGACTGGAACCAAAATGTTTGGCAGGGGACCTACTTGTTAATAAAAg GAAACACTGTGGGAACGTCAAACTACAGAGTAGTTCAGAAGAAGATGGTGTCAGATTCCAACGGTCCAGGCGGTTATGTGACTCTCCAGTGCTCCATCCTCTCAGATTTTGAGAACAAGACTTGTTCAGAAGATCCCAATGTGTTCTGGTTCCGATCAGATAAATCTCACCCGGATATCATCTACACAGATGGAAACGGAACTAACAGATGTCAGAGGAAAATCGATAATCGGACTAAATGGGTCTATAATTTCTCTAAGAAAATCAGCTCCTCTGATGATGGGACTTATTACTGTGCTGTGGCCACATGTGGAGAGATACTATTTGGAAATGGATCAAAGCTGGAAG AGCGAGAGGCAGACCCTGAATTTCCCGTACTAGTGATAGCTGTGACATGTTTGATAATTTCCATGAttataaatgctgtttttgtcttttaccgAGCTCCAAGAGCAGCATGTAAACAATTTAAAG AAGTAGAAAGCACCTCTTCAGAAGAAAGATGGAGGAACTTGAGTCAGCAAGGCAATCAAATT AATGAAGATGGACAGGATCTGAACTACGCAGCTTTACACTTCGGTGCTGGGAAAGCTACAAgtggaaagaagagaaaagaggacAGTGTGTACTCCCAAGTTAAACTCTGA